The Lewinella sp. 4G2 nucleotide sequence GGTGGCGGGCAAATCCAGCACACCGGCTCCAGCTTCGGCGCCACCCCGGGCACCCAGGATGAGGTCTTCGGGGTTGGGCGGTAGCGCCATATCATTTTGCACCATTTGGTGGAGCATATTGTAAGCGCTGGCGTCGCCGACGAGAATGCCACCCAGCAACTTGGTGCCGTCAAGTGAAACGTTAATCCGTTTGTATACCTGCGCGACTTCGTCGTGGAAGATAATGGAGCGTGCTTCGTCCGGACTGGTAAAGGGTTCCCCAAAGCTGGCCACGTCCGTACCGATCAATTTTAATTTGGTGGACATGTCGATACTGGGCGGCATAGCGGCAAGTCCGTCGTCAGCCATCAGATGGCCGAGGGCGACGCGGGCCATTTCGTAGCCGGGGGCAACCAGACCGTAGATCATGCCGCGGTACAGGGCAGCCTCACCAATTACGTATACATCCGGAGCATTGGTACGCAGGTATTCATCACAGACGATCCCGCCACGGGGGCCTACCTCAATGCCCGCCTCCCGGGCCAGTTCATCCCGTGGTCGGATGCCGGCGGATACCACCAGCATATCGGTCGGGAGTTCCGAGCCATCCGCAAACTCAAGGTGGGTGATGCACCCGTTGCCGGCGATCTGCCGGGTATTCTTATCGCAATGCACGCCGAGGCCAAGGTTGACGAGCGTGTCTTTCAGCACGTCGGAGCCTTTATCGTCCAGCTGCCGCGGCATGAGCCGGGGCGCGAATTCTACGACGTGGCTTTCCAGCCCCATATCGAGCGTCGCCTTGGCTGCTTCCAATCCGAGCAGCCCGCCACCTAGGACGGATGCGCTAGCGTTCGGTTTCCCCTTGAGTTTGGCCGCGTAATCCAGGATACCATCCAGGTCTTCGATGGTGCGGTAAACGAAGACGCCTTTCTTATCCCGTCCGGGAATTGGGGGCATGAACGCACTTGAACCCGTGGCCAGAATGAGGCTGTCGTAGGCGTAAGTTTCACCACTGGCAGTCGTCACTCGTTTGGCGGCTGTATCAATGGCAATGATCTTCTGGCCACACTGCAGTTCGATCCCATTCTCTGCGTACCAATCGCTGGAAGCCAGGCAAAGACGGTCTGCATCCCGGTTGGCGAAGTATTCGCTTAGGTGGACCCGGTCGTAGGCTGGGCGGCGCTCTTCGCCGAAAACGATCAATCGGTAATTACTACGCCGGGCGTGGCGGCTGAATAGCTCACAGAATTTGTGGCCAACCATGCCATTGCCAATGAGTAAGATGGTTTTCATGCATACGTGGTTTACGTAGACAAAACTACGTAATACGTATACGTATTGCCAAGCAAACTACGTAATTTATGCGCTCGCCTAAATAATAACCGCGGTGGCTAACTTAGATCCAAGGCATTTCTAAGCTGACTGACGCGTTGCCTTGCATAAAATAGTAGGTAGTGCACGGCGTCCAATCACTCCACCCCAACCCGGTCCACCAGCAACTCAAAATCCTGCGGCTTCTTATTCCCGATCAAAAACCGCAGTTGGTTGATTGGCTCCCCGGCGTAAGCGGGTAAGTTGGGGGTATAGCCACGAAAGGTAGGCGTCAATTCACCAAAGGGGATCTCCACAGTTTCCCATTCCCCGGTGGTTGGAAAGGTGTGGGCGTAGCTGTGGCGTTCGCTGCGGGCGCGTTTAACGCGGAAGGTGTAGTCCTTACCGTCGCCCTTGACGCGGAGGACGAACTTCTTGGTTCCCTCCAGGTCGTAGGTCTGGTCGTAATTGGATTGCACTGAAGAAAAGCCGCCGTTGTTTTCCAGGCTGACGGTACCCCAGAAGCGGAGGTGGCCCGTCTCCGTCAGTTCGGCGTTGCCGCGGGAGACGCCACCCATTACCCGGTCGTCCTGAATGGACCATCCTAGGTTGTTGTCCGTAAAGTCAGTGATCGTCCGGAGGCCGGAGGTTTTATTCGTCACGTTCGTATTAGC carries:
- the nirB gene encoding nitrite reductase large subunit NirB, encoding MKTILLIGNGMVGHKFCELFSRHARRSNYRLIVFGEERRPAYDRVHLSEYFANRDADRLCLASSDWYAENGIELQCGQKIIAIDTAAKRVTTASGETYAYDSLILATGSSAFMPPIPGRDKKGVFVYRTIEDLDGILDYAAKLKGKPNASASVLGGGLLGLEAAKATLDMGLESHVVEFAPRLMPRQLDDKGSDVLKDTLVNLGLGVHCDKNTRQIAGNGCITHLEFADGSELPTDMLVVSAGIRPRDELAREAGIEVGPRGGIVCDEYLRTNAPDVYVIGEAALYRGMIYGLVAPGYEMARVALGHLMADDGLAAMPPSIDMSTKLKLIGTDVASFGEPFTSPDEARSIIFHDEVAQVYKRINVSLDGTKLLGGILVGDASAYNMLHQMVQNDMALPPNPEDLILGARGGAEAGAGVLDLPATAVICSCENITKGQLTELLDDGKAQSVKDLAGCCGAGTGCGGCKPMISDLVDSHLKAQGKVVRNVICDHFPYTRQELRDLVILKKVTNYDEAVDAFGAGEGCETCKPALASIFATVNMETANRQPAIQDTNDRYLANIQRNGTYSVVPRIAAGEITPAQLMDIGRIAAKYDLYTKITGAQRIDMFGARLEQLPIIWEELIAAGFESGHAYGKSLRAVKSCVGSTWCRYGMDEAVSFAIDLENRYRGLRSPHKLKGGVSGCIRECAEARGKDFGLIAVEGGYNVYVCGNGGARPRHAELLAGPLDKATCIQYLDRFLMFYLRTAAPLQRTAAWLDSLEGGIDYLKSIVVEDQLGIAAELEAEMAELVHNYKCEWKEAVTNPAIRSRFQTFTNTPEADESLSFSPLRQQKMPVAWT
- a CDS encoding CIA30 family protein; translated protein: MRNYFFPTLLVLVCLLSACTVSQQKNAVGNTGANTNVTNKTSGLRTITDFTDNNLGWSIQDDRVMGGVSRGNAELTETGHLRFWGTVSLENNGGFSSVQSNYDQTYDLEGTKKFVLRVKGDGKDYTFRVKRARSERHSYAHTFPTTGEWETVEIPFGELTPTFRGYTPNLPAYAGEPINQLRFLIGNKKPQDFELLVDRVGVE